Within the Eleginops maclovinus isolate JMC-PN-2008 ecotype Puerto Natales chromosome 13, JC_Emac_rtc_rv5, whole genome shotgun sequence genome, the region tcccttagctcctctctttcctggggagtcagaggaggaagagctcAGAAGAAGTGTTTGAACAATATGAGGTTTTGAATAAAGGTTGCTGAAGTTAAGAAAGCAGGAAAGCTGGTGATGAATATTTCATGCCTGAATATAATTTTTGTTTTCTCGTAACATCTGATTAAATACAACaacttaataaaacaaaatgactgaGCAtggatgaatatttatttatagtcaGCTTTGTCTCTATATGCGCTCTGCCTGCAGAATAATAcgaatataataatatataaaaataaaacaatatataaaaagtaacaaaaagttTGTACATTTCtacagataataaaacaaataaagatttaatgaaaatgtgtaaacaaaaatgtatgatatTAGCTGTAGCGGCCTTCACTAGTGTTTGTCATTTGAGCGCAGGCATCAGCTGATACCAATAAATTGCTATAAAAGCTGTACTTGCAACCTGGTGAgcatcatatttaaatatattgatgctccgctgtctctctctaccttTGAGTCCGGTGTTTCCGACCTGTCCAGGCCCTCCAATCATGCCTGGAATGCCACGGGATCCGGGTGAGCCATGTGGGCCCTGAGAACCAGGTGATCCAGGAGGTCCAGGGGGCCCAGGAGGTCCCATCACACCTGCTCCACCCAGCACCGCCCTCTTGGCGCTCACCGCAACAGCAGCTAGCCTCTCTGTAACGGAGACAGCAGCACATTGATGATTTAATTACCTTTaaagacaggagaggagagtaATCTAACCCTCTGATTTCTGGCCACTCACCCTGCAACATCTTCAGCACCACCTCGATGATATGCTGGTCAGATGCATCGCGTCcctggagagaggaagaggaggttgaGCGTTACAGAGAAATGGCATCGCGAATCGGAAAAGCGATAGAAAGAGAACTGAACTCACCGGTGGCCCTGAAATGCCGGACATGCCGGGTACTCCGCGCTCTCCGTTCAATCCCCTGGGGCCAGGCAGTCCTGAGGGCCCTAGGTCTCCAGGTTTACCGGAGTCTCCAGTGGGTCCATTGTGTCCCGTGTCACCCCTGATTCCTTGCTGTGAAGGGAAGAGCAAATTCATGGGAGagtttaaatgaaaagcaatgatatttaaagtcaaaatgaacCACTGTGGAGAAAAGGAGGGAATAAATGCTACGAGAAGACATAATTTTTGCACACAATTCATCCTCACCTGTCCTTTGGGCCCGGGTTCACCAGACATACCCTGAGACAGGAAACAGagtttgtcattttcacattCATCACTTTCATCGATCATTTCCGCATCAGAGACACTCATTGAGCCATAATTCAAGAATGAATATGGTATATGAAGGTGTAAAACGCTGCTGTACAGAGCCAACGTGCATAAGTGCCTCACTGTCATGTAAATAGCTCATTTGCCATCTGGACTATTATGGGGATTTGCATACAAGCTCACAAACAGACTTCCTCTCTTAGTCTTAACATCTGTATGGTTAGTACATTTTCCTCTATATATTCGTCTGCTCTGATGTCAATATCTTCAGACTTTCTCAAAGATGGCAGGTTTTTGTAGACTTCCTTCAAAAAGTTTTGAAACAGCTTTAGGTTGTGCGAAAACAACTTTTACCTTTTCACCTTTCTCGCCAGCCAATCCTTCAACACCGGGGTCACCCTAAAAgcgacagagagaaaaagataaaaaggaCGGATTGACTCAGAGAAATATTTGTCAGCACTGGAGTTGGAATACAACAAAGTGAGATAAGTTTCAGACGATCCGGTTTTAAAAAACTGCTACTCACATCATCTCCCTTTGACCCGACTTTTCCTTGGAAACCCTGGAAAGAAAGATGGTTTTAGTACATGTAAATGTGGTTAAATCTGTATCTTAATATgctcaaaaaaaagaaagaactaAATTTTGATTCAAGCCGTGACACCGCAGATCACAAAGTAAGAAAGATGTTGTCTCATTTCTAAAACATAGAAGATGAGGATGCTCCGATTATCATTTATATTGCTTATTTATATCGCTCTGTGATTTACTGTGGATTGGTGTGACTTTTATTCACGGGTAAACACTGCCCCCCATGGACACATCCGGGTAATcaaagtgtgtttgaatgttgGCTGTGACTGCCCTGTTTCATAAAGcaatacatgtgttttattatgcacacacacacacacacacacacacacacaccttgtctcCCTTGGTTCCACCGAGACCCTGAGCACCGGGAATACCCATTGgtcctctctctcctttgcTTCCCTGTTAAGAGATATCAGAATTTATAAAGGAAGGTGAAGCTACAGGTGAGTGAACATGTAACGAAATGCAAAGAGGTGACTTACAGGCTTGCCGACTACTCCCTGTGGACCCACTGCTCCCCGCTGGCCTCTGTCGCcctgtacaaaaataaaaaaggtgagtTCGCTTTCAAAGTTGCAGTTTTTAGAGCTTTTATGTGACGATTCTGGATTATACCTTAGGTCCGGGAACGCCTTCCATACCGGCCTCGCCAGGAACACCAGGCTCACCCTAAGAAAACACAGTTTAAGAGCAATTACTCCCCGtaatgcacaaaacaaaaacacacatatctgATAGAAATCCATGTTTTGTGAGTTACCAGAGGTCCCGAGGCGCCTTGCATGCCAACGTGACCCCGAGGTCCAGGCTCGCCCTAATGAGCAAAAAGAGATCATGAGGTGTGTATTGGAAGAAACAGGAAACCAGGACAAGTAGTAAAGGCTAATATATTATTACTTACATTAGCTCCGGGTCCACCTTTTGTCCCTGGGCTGCCGGGTAATCCCTGCACACACAAGTAACCACAGAAATGATTTAACAGCTACACCTGTATTTTACATGAGTGAAATCCAAGAAATTATACTGAGAATGCAAGTGGTAATGGATATGGATATTAGTATGTGGGAGATAATGCTGATGTCTAATAGAGTAAAAACATTGGAAATAGGTCCAGGTGCAGAGTCAGCTTTTGGCATACACCTTACCTTGCTCAGATTTTGCACAgattttgagtgtgtgtgtgtgtgtgtgtgtgtgtgtgtgtggtagagagAGGGTATACATTGCAGTAGGGCATAAAGCAGGGTAACTTATAGTGTTTGAGTTTGCAGCAGCTTCAGTGTCACTGCAGTGACCACACAGCAAAGTGTGCATCTCATGCTCCATTACCCTTTAGTCAGAAtgacgcgcacacacacacaccacacacaccacacacacacacacacacacacacacacacacacacacacacacacacacacacacacacacacacacacacacacacacacacacacacacccagtgcTGATTGTGATAAATCACTCGTGTTGGGAGGTAGAATGCTATTTCAAGGTGGTTTAAATTCTAAAACAGCGTGGTTCACAGGGTCACTGCTACCTGGATGAGTGcccagaaaacaaaacatcGCAAAAATTACAGGCTGCTTCACGCTGCTTTGTTGAACGGAGGAGAACAGATCGACCCGCTACGTGTTCTGCATGATAACAAGCCTTTACAGACAGGTGCCTTTAGCGAAATTTGTGACCCCAACCCCCAAAGAAACACTGAAGGATCACTCACCGCATGCCCCTGAGGACCGGGAGCGCCAGGCATCCCAGCCAGGCCCGGGCCGCCCTGCAGAAAAGGAGAATAGAGGAAGATTAAATTGCCGTCTTTCTGCTGCGACTGGGGTTTTCTCATCATTATCGCGGCTGGCAGAACCTTACCTTGATTCCAGGAATACCAGGTGTGCCGTCCTTTCCGTCAATGCCCGGCAGACCCTGAAAAAGCAggcagaggagtcagaggagcTCATTTGGCAGACTTTCTGAACACGACTGTGTAGTGTACAAACAAAAGTGTGTTCACTCACATTCTCTCCCTTCTTGCCTACCGCGCCCTGTGGGCCTTGGATACCTCGGCTGCCCTGCAGAAGATAACCAAACCGGCGTGAGCAGATATTCCATCTCTTTTTGGACGGTACATTTCAAGGGGAAACACTAAGAGGGTCACCTACCTTGTCTCCCTTGTCACCTGCCTCTCCAGGTGGTCCCTTGGGTCCTTCCTCACCctgcaaacaaaagaaagattGATTAGCTAAGGCTTACTGGGGGTACTTTTCCTTAATTTCATTAGAATGTTGGTGTGAGTTCTTACAGGAGGCCCGGGGATTCCTACAGGTCCGTTGATTCCCTTGTAGCCGCTGGGCCCCTAcgggaaaacaaagaaagcacaaTCTGTCACTTGAAATCAGGGAGGATGCTAAGTCACAGTTGCCTACTATTCATTGTGATAAAGGGGTAATAAGCGCTTAACTCACTTCACTAATGGGAGCTACACAGCCACTTTTGCTTTGGCACTAAGCCGGGGTGCTAACTTGGCTAACGTGGCTAATGTTAACAGTAAGACGGATGGCTACATCGGATCATTAACTACAGATGGAGGCACCGTGGACCCAGACAACCCCAACTCATTAGAGGAGGGGAGAGATTTGTGTTAGCATCATTTCCATATGTCCCCATTGCTGGTAATGGATGGTGTTTGTATAGCAGGggcaggtctgtgtgtgtgccttcttGGTGCTCATCTTAGAACGAGAACAGCCTCGTgaccaaagagaaagaggacaaaaaaaagttagGTGTGAGAGAATGGTGTTACTCACGGCTTCCCCTTTAGGACCCATCATTCCTGGGTAACCTCTCAGACCCATCGGAC harbors:
- the col9a2 gene encoding collagen alpha-2(IX) chain; the protein is MAALSDLLKTWVILQTLCLALAQVRGPPGPQGQSGPPGPSGTPGSDGIDGEKGPPGPPGPPGQKGDSGEPGPNGVPGENGIDGLIGAKGDRGPFGNPGQKGQPGPTGEPGLPGPGLPGLAGAPGPIGLPGEIGVTGPKGVMGSSGASGLPGPPGKPGPPGKFIGGEEGSADFQCPLNCPAGPKGPQGLQGVKGHKGRAGILGEPGSIGKSGPRGEIGISGEQGIPGPPGPMGLRGYPGMMGPKGEAGPSGYKGINGPVGIPGPPGEEGPKGPPGEAGDKGDKGSRGIQGPQGAVGKKGENGLPGIDGKDGTPGIPGIKGGPGLAGMPGAPGPQGHAGLPGSPGTKGGPGANGEPGPRGHVGMQGASGPLGEPGVPGEAGMEGVPGPKGDRGQRGAVGPQGVVGKPGSKGERGPMGIPGAQGLGGTKGDKGFQGKVGSKGDDGDPGVEGLAGEKGEKGMSGEPGPKGQQGIRGDTGHNGPTGDSGKPGDLGPSGLPGPRGLNGERGVPGMSGISGPPGRDASDQHIIEVVLKMLQERLAAVAVSAKRAVLGGAGVMGPPGPPGPPGSPGSQGPHGSPGSRGIPGMIGGPGQVGNTGLKGKRGAKGDRGDPGKPHPGAPGPPGIPGPPGVDGVARDGRHGERGPQGSAGEAGYPGKAGHPGLLGYCEAAMCLAASAYTSPRLQEAGRIKGPNI